The Asterias rubens chromosome 1, eAstRub1.3, whole genome shotgun sequence genome segment TGTGCCATGTACTTTTTAAACACAACATACTGTACATCCAACATCTTAATTCAGGAAGCTTGAAATTAACCTGTGTctgagaaacaaaaatgttaagagAAAGGTCGATACCAAAGTCGCCACAGAGCGGCAGGAATACGCCGAATGAAGTATTTTTCAATTCCAAAAATTACACTGAATTGGAACACATTCAGCGCCGTGCACAGAAGAAGCTGCAAAATGCATCATCGAAACGGGAGGAAAGACTCGATGATGAGGAGCAAAGTCGGCTGGAAGAGGAGAAACGACGCAAAACGGCAGCGTTGGAAAGAAGTAAAAAGGAAAGCCTAAAACCAAGGGGACCTTGTGATATGTGCATCAAGGCCGCCAACTGTGCAACGCAAATGAATGAGCCAAAGGTGTGTAAGAAGATATTGCGAAGGCCTATTGCACCGAGATGTACCTGTATGGATCCGACGGACGGACAACTACCCGTCTTAGCGATCGAGCAGCCCGTTGATATTGACGACTGGGCGTACAAACCCTTCAGCACCATCGTTAGCGGAGGTGCCGCTGGATACCGTGGACACTTCCCGCTACTCATGCAGAAATGCACAGAGGCTGCGGAGAAAGATACCATACAGGTACAGACTGAAACGAGACGTCACTCTGTCGTCACTACCAACTACCTGACGGGCAGAATCAAGTTAGAATCCACGGGTCATAAAAGTGTCAATCTGAGTGTCTTCCCCGTCCTGCA includes the following:
- the LOC117298448 gene encoding uncharacterized protein LOC117298448, with protein sequence MLRERSIPKSPQSGRNTPNEVFFNSKNYTELEHIQRRAQKKLQNASSKREERLDDEEQSRLEEEKRRKTAALERSKKESLKPRGPCDMCIKAANCATQMNEPKVCKKILRRPIAPRCTCMDPTDGQLPVLAIEQPVDIDDWAYKPFSTIVSGGAAGYRGHFPLLMQKCTEAAEKDTIQVQTETRRHSVVTTNYLTGRIKLESTGHKSVNLSVFPVLHVVLSSSEDEDELSSSDAGDDYEQEDELANLRPHAAQSTSEHEMPTPRRRSPAASNSGQQRRRSSLAPGSLPGRRPQGPGTSPRVVRRRSIDQSSLAQSFAKALEAAMTPISEEEKRAVSPGEEFDVKHAEETMIHMAQNLQTLEKFLQGGSTSSVSDVSSSDDSL